One region of Populus trichocarpa isolate Nisqually-1 chromosome 4, P.trichocarpa_v4.1, whole genome shotgun sequence genomic DNA includes:
- the LOC112327346 gene encoding uncharacterized protein LOC112327346 — MVEQPLCASVYKEPTLISEQPLTRIDIAHLIRDPSNRPQIWEYPVNQQDEIRRAYINLGPYQPLMSEYPLTGNKHPHRFQSHWFKSYPWLQYSEKNTAFCFPCYLFPSKPSEKPGSDTFTVKGFNCWKKVNDGERCAFLTHMGKGPNSAHRFSTRCLENLKNQSCHIEKVVKRQTTQEIQNNRLHIKASIDIVRWLTFQACAFRGHDEHPESKNRGNFLEMIELLASYNEQIGALVLGNAPQNAKYTSHQIQKEILHVFGRNVQSSIHHEIGDARFCLIVDEARDESRREQMALVIRFVDRSGFIRERFLDIVHVKDTTAATLKEEISFVLSHHNLDVQNIRGQGYDGASNMHGE, encoded by the coding sequence ATGGTTGAGCAGCCTCTATGTGCTTCAGTTTACAAAGAACCTACGCTGATTAGTGAGCAGCCTCTTACTAGAATCGATATTGCTCATTTAATTAGAGATCCAAGCAATCGTCCTCAAATTTGGGAATACCCGgttaatcaacaagatgaaattcGAAGGGCATACATTAATTTGGGGCCATATCAACCTTTGATGTCTGAATATCCGCTAACTGGTAATAAACATCCTCATCGATTTCAGTCTCATTGGTTCAAAAGTTATCCGTGGCTTCAATATTCAGAGAAAAATACTGCATTTTGTTTCCCTTGCTATTTATTTCCAAGTAAACCATCTGAAAAGCCAGGATCAGACACATTTACtgttaaaggatttaattgttGGAAGAAAGTTAATGATGGGGAACGATGTGCTTTTTTGACTCATATGGGAAAAGGTCCAAATTCAGCTCATAGATTTTCTACCAGgtgcttggaaaatttgaaaaaccagtCATGTCATATTGAGAAGGTAGTTAAGAGGCAAACTACTCAAGAAATTCAGAATAATCGATTGCATATTAAAGCTTCAATAGATATTGTTCGTTGGCTCACATTTCAAGCATGTGCTTTTAGAGGGCATGATGAACATCCAGAATCAAAAAACCgaggtaattttcttgaaatgataGAACTTTTAGCATCATACAATGAACAAATAGGTGCTCTTGTTTTGGGTAATGCTCCACAAAATGCTAAATACACCtcacatcaaattcaaaaagaaattttgcatgtctttgGTAGAAATGTTCAGTCTTCAATTCATCATGAGATTGGTGATgcaagattttgtttaattgttgatGAAGCTCGAGATGAATCTAGAAGAGAGCAAATGGCCCTTGTTATTAGGTTTGTTGATAGAAGTGGATTTATACGAGAACGATTTTTGGATATAGTTCATGTCAAAGATACAACTGCTGCAACTCTTAAGGAAGagatttcctttgttttatctCATCATAATCTGGATGTTCAAAATATTAGGGGTCAAGGGTATGATGGTGCCAGTAATATGCATGGAGAGTGA
- the LOC18097852 gene encoding B3 domain-containing transcription factor VRN1, giving the protein MAPRKEVRPTRSLQADQRPLWHFFKIITQSTLKDKKLRIPNKFARKFGEELSDVAKVVLPNGHSWQIGLTKSNNSVSFDDGWLQFLEQHSVGYGHLLVFGYRGCSNFNALIFDKTACEIPYHRCRGGTSGGKINYDEKCSPYDVDVMKDEGTIASIDSQYCCALESGVFDEDAGDSRQRHPSKPPPSENNAQERPCFECSGDKRGKIPVKKELIVMAELDDTDESKRRKLSKKCRLPRPHGSLIDETKVNKGKSKTKFDETDFSPRCGEDTDIIVCGFAKASEESKKAIHAARMFRPKNPSFMVLLRSYNKCFVAVPAEFSKRHLSGVSEHIKLQVSDGRQWPLRLNKTQRARMIISRGWNEFKRENNLKEGDVCVFELIKNKKFSLQVSMFRAVDGSGPSN; this is encoded by the exons ATGGCTCCCCGGAAGGAAGTGCGGCCAACCAGGAGTCTTCAGGCGGATCAGAGACCGTTGTGGCATTTCTTCAAGATAATCACTCAGAGTACCTTAAAAGATAAGAAGCTG AGGATTCCAAATAAGTTTGCGAGGAAATTTGGGGAAGAACTTTCTGATGTTGCTAAAGTTGTTCTACCCAATGGCCATTCCTGGCAAATAGGATTAACAAAATCCAACAACAGCGTTTCGTTTGATGATGGTTGGCTACAGTTCTTAGAGCAACATTCAGTCGGTTATGGGCACCTTTTAGTCTTTGGTTATAGAGGTTGCTCTAATTTTAATGCTCTCATATTTGATAAGACTGCATGTGAGATTCCGTATCATAGATGCAGGGGAGGGACTAGTGGTGGAAAGATCAATTACGATGAAAAATGTTCACCATATGATGTAGATGTAATGAAAGATGAAGGTACAATTGCAAGCATCGATTCCCAATATTGTTGCGCACTGGAAAGTGGAGTTTTTGATGAAGATGCAGGGGATTCAAGACAAAGGCACCCATCTAAGCCTCCTCCATCAGAAAACAATGCCCAAGAGAGGCCATGTTTTGAATGTTCCGGTGACAAAAGAGGCAAAATACCTGTGAAGAAGGAGCTTATTGTTATGGCCGAGTTAGATGATACTGATGAATCAAAGAGAAGGAAGCTGTCTAAGAAATGTAGATTGCCTAGGCCACATGGATCCTTGATAGATGAAACCAAGGTCAACAAGGGCAAATCTAAAACTAAATTTG ATGAAACTGATTTTTCACCGCGATGTGGAGAAGACACGGACATCATTGTTTGTGGATTTGCAAAGGCTTCAGAAGAAAGCAAGAAGGCAATTCATGCCGCCAGAATGTTCAGGCCTAAAAATCCTTCTTTCATGGTCCTGTTACGGTCATACAATAAGTGTTTCGTG GCTGTGCCGGCTGAATTTTCTAAAAGACATTTAAGTGGAGTTTCAGAACATATTAAACTTCAAGTTTCTGATGGAAGACAATGGCCTCTTCGTCTCAATAAAACACAACGTGCCCGCATGATTATCTCAAGGGGATGGAATGAATTTAAAAGGGAAAACAACTTGAAGGAAGGAGATGTATGTGTTTTTGAGctgatcaagaacaaaaaattttcACTACAAGTTTCAATGTTCCGTGCAGTTGATGGCAGCGGGCCTTCAAATTGA
- the LOC18097853 gene encoding uncharacterized protein LOC18097853 yields MATTSATFSPPTLVASAVSSPKRKQTNVNYITGLNSFGGLKAHNSVSSLGLSVGSEQSFAKIVSSLKAPSKGKGGSGGALSSTCSNVGEIFRIAAVMNGLVLVGVAVGFVLLRIEAFVEETE; encoded by the coding sequence ATGGCAACAACCTCAGCAACATTTTCTCCACCAACACTTGTTGCTTCCGCAGTTAGCAGTCCCAAGAGGAAGCAAACCAATGTAAATTACATAACAGGACTGAATTCTTTTGGTGGGCTAAAAGCTCACAACAGCGTGAGTTCATTAGGCTTATCAGTAGGCTCTGAGCAGTCTTTTGCAAAGATTGTGAGCTCATTGAAAGCTCCATCGAAAGGTAAAGGCGGAAGTGGAGGTGCACTCTCTTCAACCTGTAGCAATGTTGGTGAGATATTTAGGATAGCAGCAGTCATGAATGGGCTTGTACTTGTTGGAGTTGCTGTCGGGTTCGTTCTTCTTCGAATCGAGGCTTTTGTGGAGGAGACTGAATGA
- the LOC127905259 gene encoding xanthotoxin 5-hydroxylase CYP82C4-like, giving the protein MPPEPAGSWPIIGHLHLLGGANQLLHRTFGVMADKYGPIFSVCHGIRRVLVVSNWEIVKECLATNDMVFAARPKYLAVKIMGYDHAMLGFAPYGQYWRDMRKLTMVELLSNSRLEMLKHVRDTETKLLLKDLHDRSINTTKKMGY; this is encoded by the coding sequence ATGCCACCAGAGCCAGCAGGGTCATGGCCAATTATCGGTCACCTGCATCTTCTTGGAGGAGCAAACCAGCTACTACATAGAACATTTGGGGTCATGGCCGATAAGTACGGGCCAATCTTCTCTGTCTGCCATGGAATTCGTCGAGTGCTGGTGGTGAGCAACTGGGAAATTGTGAAGGAATGTTTAGCTACCAACGACATGGTTTTTGCTGCACGTCCGAAATACCTGGCAGTAAAAATCATGGGCTACGACCATGCTATGCTCGGCTTTGCACCTTATGGGCAATATTGGCGTGATATGAGAAAGCTAACCATGGTTGAGCTCCTCTCAAACAGCAGGCTTGAGATGCTCAAGCATGTACGGGACACAGAAACTAAGTTGCTTCTGAAGGACTTACACGACAGATCAATAAACACTACAAAAAAAATGGGGTATTAG